The Equus quagga isolate Etosha38 chromosome 2, UCLA_HA_Equagga_1.0, whole genome shotgun sequence genome has a window encoding:
- the LOC124233637 gene encoding olfactory receptor 2AP1-like has product MEKSMIEDARNRTAVQEFTLEGFPSVQPLGKVLFLVHLLAYLASIMGNTLIITITWADHRLQTPMYFFFSSFSFCECCFITTVIPKLLAMYLSGRKSISFAACFTQAFVFLFVGATIFFLMAVLSLDPYLAICKPLYYPTVMNPRMCFLLVTACLALGFFLMVVPVILLSQSSFCGPHVIPHFFCDFGPLTKLSCSDTRSIEMLAFVFVSFTILTPLIITIIAYSNIAVTIMRLPSAKERQKAFFTCSSHLVVLSLMYSSCVLIYMKPKQTTQLDSKREAALVDIVVTPMLNPVVYTLRNKQVHQALRDALSRVRL; this is encoded by the coding sequence atggaaaagtcaatGATAGAGGATGCAAGAAACAGGACAGCAGTCCAAGAATTCACCCTGGAGGGCTTTCCATCTGTCCAGCCCCTTGGGAAGGTTCTCTTCCTGGTGCATCTGCTGGCATACCTGGCCTCCATCATGGGAAACACACTCATAATCACCATCACCTGGGCTGACCATCGCCTCCAgacacccatgtacttcttcttCAGCAGTTTCTCCTTTTGTGAATGCTGTTTCATAACCACTGTTATTCCTAAGTTGCTGGCCATGTATCTGTCAGGGAGGAAATCAATTTCCTTTGCTGCTTGCTTCACACAagcctttgtctttcttttcgtGGGGGCAACCATTTTCTTCCTCATGGCTGTATTATCCCTGGATCCGTACCTGGCCATTTGCAAACCTCTGTATTACCCAACCGTCATGAACCCAAGGATGTGTTTCCTCCTGGTCACTGCCTGCTTGGCTTTGGGATTCTTCCTCATGGTGGTTCCAGTTATTTTGCTTTCCCAGTCATCCTTCTGTGGCCCCCATGTCATCCCTCACTTCTTCTGTGATTTTGGGCCCTTAACTAAGCTCTCCTGTTCTGATACCAGATCTATTGAAATGTTGGCCtttgtctttgtttcatttaccattttaacaccCCTTATAATAACCATCATTGCATACAGCAACATAGCAGTCACAATCATGCGTCTTCCATCAGCCAAAGAGCGACAGAAAGCTTTCTTCACCTGTTCATCTCACCTCGTTGTCCTCTCTCTGATGTACAGCAGCTGTGTTCTGATATATATGAAACCAAAGCAAACAACCCAGCTGGACTCCAAAAGAGAGGCTGCACTTGTGGACATAGTGGTGACCCCGATGCTGAACCCTGTGGTCTACACTCTGCGGAACAAGCAGGTTCACCAGGCTCTCAGGGATGCTCTGTCCAGGGTTAGATTGTAG